From the genome of Solidesulfovibrio carbinolicus, one region includes:
- the feoB gene encoding ferrous iron transport protein B: MSARILAALAGQPNCGKSTVFNMLTGARQHVANFPGVTVEKKSGHFKLDGNSCELVDLPGAYSISSYSPEERVTRDFLLFDHPKVVVNVIDASNLRRHLCLTVELLELEANVVVHCNMMDVAERRGQKLDIEALAARLGVPVSSGVGRKGQGREKLAAVMTEAMEQPPKDEPFRVDYGPLEPHIRAVEDVLAEGGELGAPRRWLAVRLLEGDAGATAFVGEVFFDPLRLGSVVDEHRQAFQATSGESPAAFAALARRRLARTLAQAATIKAAGPERTATDRIDDLVCHKFLGPAILVAVLFVLYQVSIVYGYKLTNYTWPLLAGLKNFVAGYLPPSGMLEDPVLRSLGLWFMDSINALLNYIPIFFLLFFCVAFLEDTGYMPRMAFILDRLFRSYGLHGQSTLPMVLAGVYLGGCCVPGVMACKAIPDDKSRLATILIIPLMNCLAKVPLYVLLVGAFFPHEASAAMFFISTVTLFMALPIARLLSGTLLSNLDSAPFIMEMPPYHMPTLRNLLTRAIEKVALFIQKIVTVVAAVAVIVFVLLQFPGISREHKAAYEARLDEARGQLDAAVAGSRFEAVLAGDGLLHFLRFEEAYKAARSGIEDAEAAKAVDARFRDESPDFFAILKPRTDAAAKAAQAGVKVFAVARDSITLEMRRERLETSFLGILGRALEPVTQFAGFNWRVNAGLLSAFAAKESAVATMGAIYKLEAGGNDNASLEDSMRKGEADFTPLHALALMLFMALYPPCMATSMMIKVQTGQAKWMVLAILYPMVLGIVVASAVFTGSRLLGLDGVTAMWSFYAVAVAATIIAGLIPHRTPGVLPVAADACPAAQNP; encoded by the coding sequence ATGAGCGCGCGCATCCTCGCCGCCCTGGCCGGCCAGCCCAACTGCGGCAAGTCCACGGTCTTTAACATGCTCACCGGCGCGCGCCAGCATGTGGCCAACTTTCCCGGCGTCACCGTGGAAAAAAAATCCGGCCATTTCAAGCTCGACGGCAACAGCTGCGAACTGGTGGATCTGCCCGGCGCTTATTCCATCAGCTCCTATTCCCCGGAAGAACGCGTCACCCGCGATTTCCTGCTGTTTGACCACCCCAAGGTGGTGGTCAACGTCATCGACGCCTCCAATTTGCGCCGCCATCTGTGCCTGACCGTGGAGCTGCTGGAGCTTGAAGCCAACGTGGTGGTCCATTGCAACATGATGGACGTGGCCGAGCGCCGGGGCCAAAAGCTCGACATCGAGGCCTTGGCCGCGCGCCTGGGCGTGCCTGTGTCCTCGGGCGTGGGGCGTAAAGGCCAGGGCCGCGAGAAGCTGGCGGCGGTCATGACCGAGGCCATGGAGCAGCCCCCCAAGGACGAGCCGTTTCGGGTGGACTACGGCCCCCTGGAACCCCACATCCGGGCCGTGGAGGACGTGCTGGCCGAAGGCGGGGAGCTGGGCGCGCCCAGGCGCTGGCTGGCCGTGCGGCTGTTGGAGGGCGACGCCGGGGCCACGGCTTTCGTGGGCGAGGTGTTTTTTGACCCCTTGCGTCTGGGCAGCGTCGTGGATGAACATCGGCAGGCCTTTCAGGCCACGTCCGGGGAATCCCCTGCCGCCTTTGCCGCCCTGGCCCGCCGCCGGCTGGCCAGAACTTTGGCCCAGGCCGCCACGATCAAGGCCGCCGGCCCCGAGCGCACCGCCACAGACCGCATCGACGACCTCGTGTGCCACAAGTTCCTCGGCCCGGCCATTCTTGTGGCCGTGCTGTTCGTGCTCTATCAGGTGTCCATCGTCTACGGCTACAAGCTCACCAACTACACCTGGCCGCTTTTGGCAGGGCTTAAAAACTTCGTGGCCGGCTATCTGCCGCCGTCCGGCATGCTCGAAGATCCGGTACTGCGGTCGCTCGGGCTGTGGTTCATGGATTCCATCAACGCGCTGCTCAACTATATCCCGATCTTTTTCCTGCTCTTTTTCTGCGTGGCCTTCCTGGAGGACACCGGCTACATGCCGCGCATGGCCTTCATCCTGGACCGGCTTTTTCGCTCCTACGGCCTGCACGGGCAATCGACCCTGCCCATGGTGCTGGCCGGTGTCTATCTCGGCGGCTGCTGCGTGCCCGGGGTCATGGCCTGCAAGGCCATCCCGGACGACAAATCGCGGCTGGCCACCATCCTTATCATCCCGCTCATGAACTGCCTGGCCAAGGTGCCGCTCTATGTCCTTTTGGTCGGCGCGTTTTTTCCCCACGAAGCCTCGGCAGCCATGTTTTTTATCTCCACGGTGACGCTGTTCATGGCCCTGCCCATTGCCCGGCTGCTCTCGGGCACGCTGCTTTCCAACCTCGACAGCGCGCCGTTTATCATGGAAATGCCGCCGTACCACATGCCGACCCTGCGCAATCTTCTCACCCGGGCCATTGAGAAGGTGGCGCTGTTTATTCAGAAGATTGTCACCGTGGTGGCTGCCGTGGCCGTCATCGTCTTTGTTTTGCTCCAGTTCCCGGGCATTAGCCGGGAGCACAAGGCCGCCTACGAGGCCCGGCTCGACGAGGCCCGGGGGCAGCTGGACGCCGCTGTGGCCGGGTCGCGCTTCGAAGCCGTCCTGGCCGGCGACGGGCTGCTCCATTTCCTGCGCTTTGAGGAAGCCTACAAGGCGGCCCGGTCCGGCATCGAGGACGCCGAGGCGGCCAAGGCCGTGGACGCCAGGTTCCGGGACGAGAGCCCGGATTTCTTCGCCATCTTAAAGCCCCGGACCGATGCCGCGGCCAAGGCCGCCCAGGCCGGGGTGAAGGTCTTTGCCGTTGCTCGCGACAGCATCACTTTGGAGATGCGCCGCGAGCGCCTGGAGACGAGCTTCCTGGGCATCCTCGGCCGGGCGCTGGAACCCGTGACCCAGTTCGCGGGCTTTAACTGGCGCGTCAATGCCGGTCTGCTCTCAGCCTTTGCCGCCAAGGAATCGGCCGTGGCCACCATGGGGGCTATCTACAAGCTTGAAGCCGGCGGCAACGACAACGCGTCGCTGGAGGATTCCATGCGCAAGGGCGAGGCCGATTTCACGCCCTTGCACGCCCTGGCGCTCATGCTCTTCATGGCCCTGTATCCGCCCTGCATGGCCACCTCCATGATGATCAAGGTCCAGACCGGCCAGGCCAAGTGGATGGTCCTGGCCATCCTCTATCCCATGGTGCTCGGCATTGTCGTTGCCAGCGCCGTTTTCACCGGCAGCCGGCTCCTGGGCCTCGACGGCGTCACGGCCATGTGGAGCTTTTACGCCGTGGCCGTGGCCGCCACCATCATCGCCGGCCTCATCCCGCACCGGACCCCGGGCGTGTTGCCCGTGGCCGCCGACGCCTGTCCGGCGGCGCAAAACCCCTAG
- a CDS encoding DUF4198 domain-containing protein: protein MQHKKTVAGVLAALTLALALPGLALAHFQMIYTPEIALDKGGEVDMRLVFTHPFEAGHSMDMGAPEQFFMVYQKGSEGEPQKTDLKAGLNPITWKSLSNTGKAYTFKQKLRSPGDYVFALIPAPYLEPEEGAYMQQITKLVLNVGGIPGNWDKPLGLPAEIVPLAKPYGLYTGNVFVGQVLSEGKPVPNAEIEVEYLNHAPNMAANSFDKKAAATAPHDCFITQAIKADANGVFVYAMPKAGWWGFAAMGVGPVKEFEGKAMSQDGLIWVKAVDMK from the coding sequence ATGCAGCACAAAAAGACCGTTGCCGGCGTCCTGGCCGCCCTGACCCTGGCCCTGGCCCTTCCCGGCCTGGCCCTGGCCCACTTTCAGATGATCTACACCCCGGAAATCGCCCTGGACAAGGGCGGCGAAGTGGACATGCGCCTGGTGTTTACCCATCCCTTCGAGGCCGGGCATTCCATGGACATGGGCGCGCCGGAGCAGTTCTTCATGGTCTACCAGAAGGGCAGCGAGGGCGAGCCGCAAAAGACCGACCTCAAGGCCGGCCTTAACCCCATCACCTGGAAGAGCCTGAGCAACACCGGCAAAGCCTACACGTTCAAGCAAAAGCTGCGCAGCCCCGGCGACTACGTTTTCGCCCTTATCCCGGCCCCCTATCTTGAGCCCGAGGAAGGGGCCTACATGCAGCAGATCACCAAACTGGTGCTCAACGTCGGCGGCATCCCCGGCAACTGGGACAAGCCCCTTGGCCTGCCCGCCGAGATCGTGCCCCTGGCCAAACCCTACGGCCTCTACACCGGCAACGTGTTCGTGGGCCAGGTCTTGTCCGAAGGCAAGCCCGTGCCCAACGCCGAGATCGAAGTGGAATATTTGAACCATGCCCCGAACATGGCCGCCAACAGCTTCGACAAGAAGGCCGCCGCCACCGCCCCCCACGACTGCTTCATCACCCAGGCCATCAAGGCCGACGCCAACGGCGTCTTCGTCTACGCCATGCCGAAAGCCGGCTGGTGGGGCTTTGCCGCCATGGGTGTGGGGCCGGTCAAGGAATTCGAGGGCAAGGCCATGTCCCAGGACGGGCTCATCTGGGTCAAGGCCGTGGACATGAAATAG